CGGAGCCGTCGGCCAGGGATGGGAGGTCGCCAACGCCACGCTGAACAATGAGCGAGTCGCGATCGGCGGCCGCGCCGCACGTCGTGAGGACGGGATGATCGGCGTCGTCGCGCGGACGTGGCGAGACCGCCCCGACCTACGCACCCCGGACCTTCACGACGACCTCTTGAAGCTGTGGGTCGATTCCGAGGTCGCCAGGGTGACGGGCGTCCGGCTGGGCCAGAAGCTCGCGTCCGGCCAGCCCGGACCGGAAGGCGCGGCGATGAAGCTGTCGTTCGCCCGCATCAACCAGCAACTGTCCGGGCTGGAACTGGAGATCCTCGGCGCCGACGGACTGCGCTACTCGGACTGGACGATGGTGCGACCCGACCGCGTCGACTTCTTCGGGCGCGACGCCGGGTACCGCTACCTGCGTGCCAAAGGCAATTCGATCGAAGGCGGGACATCGGAGATCCTGCGGAACATCGTCGCCGAACGAGTGCTCGGCTTGCCGCCGGAACACCGCGTCGACAAGGACATCCCCTGGAAGGACGTCGCGAAATGACCGACCCCATCGACCCCATCGACCGCACTGACTACGTGCCGACGCTGCTGCTCGACGAGGTGGAGGAGGATCTGCGTGCAGCGGTCCGCGATCTGCTGTCCCGCCGTGTCGGCGTCGATCAGTTGATCGCCGCGTACGACGGCGTGAAACTGCCCGACTTCTGGTCGGAGATGACGGGCCTCGGACTCGCCGGACTCCTGATCGGTGAGGAGTTCGGCGGGGCAGGCGCGACCCCGGCGGTGGCGTCGGTCGTCCTCGAGGAGTTGGGCGCACTGCCCGTCCGCACCCCCATGCTGACCAGCGCCGTCGTCGCGACCACGGTCCTTCAGGAGTCAGGTGACACTGTCTTGCTGCCTGGTCTGGCGGACGGGTCGGTCGTCGCAGCTCTTGCAGTCCCGTTGTCGGCTGATCCGTACTCGACCGTCCCGGCGGTGGAGGTCGGGGAGGGCGGTCTCACCGGGACTGTGCGGTCGGTCGCAGGCGCGGAAGCCGCGACGGTGCTCATCGTCCCCGGCTCGGACGGTGCCCTCTACGCCGTCGACCGGACCGACGCCGTGGTCGCGTCGGTCGTGTCGCTCGACATGACCCGGCCGGTCTCCGACGTGACGTTCGACGCTGCGCCAGGTCGCCGGATCACCGACGACGCGGACTCGGCGGCCCGCGCCGGCCTGCGGCTCGGTGCGGCACTCCTCGCGTCCGAGCAGGCGGGGGTAGCCCGCTGGTGCGTGACCGAAACAGTTGGTTACCTGCAGCAGCGTCGCCAGTTCGGACGCGTTGTTGGAGGGTTCCAGGCGATAAAGCATCGGCTCGCCGATCTGTACGCCGATACCGAACAGGCATCGGCGATCGCCCGAGCGGCCGCCGTGACTGCAACCGACCTCGGCGTTGATCATGAGGAGGCGGCGCTGATGAGCGCGGTCGCGGCCGCATACAACGGCGATCACGCGGTACGAGCCGCGGAGGAGGCGGTGCAGCTGCACGGAGGTATCGGCATGACGTGGGAGCACCCCGCTCACCTGTATCTGAAGCGGGCGAAGGCAGATCAGATCGCCTTCGGAACCCCTGGACGGCACCGCGCCGCACTCGCCGACCTGGCCGACGTCCCGGCCTGACGTTCACCGACGAAAGGAGAAGACATGTCATTCAACCTGGCGATCATGCTGCAGGAGTCGGTGACGGCGGCGCCGTCCGCGCCGATGCTGTACCAAGGCGAGACGACGATCACCTACGGCGAGGTCGACGACCGGTCGCGTCGTGTCGCGACCGCGTTGCGTGAGCGCGGCCTGCGGCCCGGCGACAAGGTCGCCGTCCAGGTGCCCAACGTCCCCGAGTTCGTGTACGCATACTTCGGCATTCTGCGGGCCGGTCTCACCATGGTCCCGCTGAACCCGTTGTTCACTGCGCGCGAGATGGCCTATCACCTGGACGACAGCGACACTCGGCTGCTGATCACCTCGGTGTTCTCCCTGGCGGGGGCCGTCGAGGGGGCGGCGGAAGCGGGCGTCTCCGACGTCGTTGTGGTCCCGCTCGGTCCGGAGCTCCCGGACGGCTCGGTGGCGTTCGACAGTCTTCTCGACGCCGATCCGTTCGACGACCTGCATCCGACATCGGCGGACGACACCGCGGTGCTGCTCTACACTTCCGGCACCACGGGTCGGCCCAAGGGCGCAGAGCTGACCCACTACCAGCTCTACATGAACTGCACGGTGGCCCCGGAACTGTTCGGCATGACGGCGTCGGACGTGTCGATCGGAGTGCTTCCGCTGTTCCACGTCTTCGGCCTGTCGAGTGTGCTGAACGCGACCACACGCTGGGGTGCGTCGGTCGCGCTGCTGCCGCGGTTCGACGCGACGGCTGTCCTCGACGAGATCGAGCGGCGACGGGCGACGGTTTTCGCCGGGGTGCCGACGATGTACGTGGCACTCGCCGAAGCGGATGCGACCGGACGCGACCTGTCGACACTGCGGGCGGCGGTGTCCGGTGGCGCGTCCATCCCCGGAGAGGTGATCAAAGCGGTCGAGGCGAAATTCACCGGGCTTGTCGTCCTCGAGGGCTACGGTCTGTCGGAGACGGCGAGCACCACGACGTTCAATGTCAGCGCCACCGAACGGAAGGTGCTCTCGATCGGCAAGCCCGTGTGGGGAGTCGAGATGAAGGTGATCGACGACGAGGGGAACTCGCTCCCCGCGGGTTCCGACAACGTCGGGCAGCTCCTGGTCCGCGGCCACAACATCATGAAGGGGTATTACAAGAGGCCGGATGCGACCGCCGACGCTCTGCGCAACGGATGGCTGCACACCGGTGATCTCGGATATCGCGACAACGAGGGCTACTACTTCGTCGTCGACAGGCTCAAGGACATGATCGTCCGCGGCGGGTACAACGTGTATCCCCGCGAGATCGAAGAGGTCCTGTACTCCCACCCCGACGTCGTCGAGGCCGCCGTGATCGGCGCACCCGACGACCGGCTAGGGGAGGAGGTGGTCGCCTACGTCGCCGTGCGCGACGGAGCAGACCTCTCCGAGGCCGACCTGATCGCCTTCTCGAAGGGCCAGCTGGCGGCCTACAAGTACCCGCGTTCGGTGGTGTTCGTGACCGAACTGCCCAAGGGGGCAACCGGCAAGATCTTGAAACGAGAACTGCGCACGTCGTGAGCTGACGACGGCGCGCCCGCCTCGTCCCGAGAGTTCCTCGGCGACGGGGCAGTTTTTCAGCCAAATCCATTGACGTTGACGTCAATGTAAAGCAAAATCGTGACAGAGGTCACGCATTCACAGTTGGAGGAGATCAATGACAGAGTCCGTCTCGACGACGACGGGAGTGGGGGCGACCGACCGCTCCGCTCACCGGAAACTGCTCGCTGCAGGACTGTTCGGCAGTTCCATCGAGTGGTACGACTTCTTCGTCTACGGCACCGCCGCAGCGCTGGTGTTCCCGAAGGTCTTCTTCCCGGACGCATCCGCACTCGTCGGCACCCTGCTCGCGTTCAGCACGTTCGCGATCGGCTTCATCGCCAGGCCGCTCGGCGGCATCCTCGCCGGACACTACGGCGACAAGATCGGCCGCAAACCGATGGTCCTCATCTGCCTCATCTCGATGGGTCTGGCGACCTTCCTCA
This genomic window from Gordonia sp. PDNC005 contains:
- a CDS encoding long-chain fatty acid--CoA ligase; translated protein: MSFNLAIMLQESVTAAPSAPMLYQGETTITYGEVDDRSRRVATALRERGLRPGDKVAVQVPNVPEFVYAYFGILRAGLTMVPLNPLFTAREMAYHLDDSDTRLLITSVFSLAGAVEGAAEAGVSDVVVVPLGPELPDGSVAFDSLLDADPFDDLHPTSADDTAVLLYTSGTTGRPKGAELTHYQLYMNCTVAPELFGMTASDVSIGVLPLFHVFGLSSVLNATTRWGASVALLPRFDATAVLDEIERRRATVFAGVPTMYVALAEADATGRDLSTLRAAVSGGASIPGEVIKAVEAKFTGLVVLEGYGLSETASTTTFNVSATERKVLSIGKPVWGVEMKVIDDEGNSLPAGSDNVGQLLVRGHNIMKGYYKRPDATADALRNGWLHTGDLGYRDNEGYYFVVDRLKDMIVRGGYNVYPREIEEVLYSHPDVVEAAVIGAPDDRLGEEVVAYVAVRDGADLSEADLIAFSKGQLAAYKYPRSVVFVTELPKGATGKILKRELRTS
- a CDS encoding acyl-CoA dehydrogenase family protein, which translates into the protein MTDPIDPIDRTDYVPTLLLDEVEEDLRAAVRDLLSRRVGVDQLIAAYDGVKLPDFWSEMTGLGLAGLLIGEEFGGAGATPAVASVVLEELGALPVRTPMLTSAVVATTVLQESGDTVLLPGLADGSVVAALAVPLSADPYSTVPAVEVGEGGLTGTVRSVAGAEAATVLIVPGSDGALYAVDRTDAVVASVVSLDMTRPVSDVTFDAAPGRRITDDADSAARAGLRLGAALLASEQAGVARWCVTETVGYLQQRRQFGRVVGGFQAIKHRLADLYADTEQASAIARAAAVTATDLGVDHEEAALMSAVAAAYNGDHAVRAAEEAVQLHGGIGMTWEHPAHLYLKRAKADQIAFGTPGRHRAALADLADVPA